In Pseudomonas glycinae, the DNA window GGCGTCGTCATGAGCAGTACCTGGCGCAACGCCAGTGGAGATCTGATCGGGGCATCGGCCACGATGCAATTGCAGGCCGCTTCGATAAAACCTGAATTCTACGTCTCGACCATCAAGGAACACGGCAACGGCAATACCCCGGAACTGGGGACGGGCTCGGTCGTGGGTGGCGCGGGACTCAACTCCAGCCAGGGCGTAACGCAGAGTGTGCGCGCCGCTGGCGATGGCAACGCCGCCTACAACAACGTTGCGATCAACGTCAAAGAAGCCAGTCAGGCACCCGCCCTGGCGCCCGCCCAAGGCCAGGCCTTGATGGCCGGCCAGACCATTTCCGGCAGCAACGGTGCCGGCAGCGTCGCGGTTTCAGCCACAAATGGCGGTGTGCAAATGGCCATTCAGGCCTCCGGCAATCAGGGTACAGCCTTGCAACAGGTCGCCCAGGGTGGACTGTTGCAAAACACCCGTCTGCTGGGTAACGCGAACGTAGTCAACAACCTGACACAACTCAACGTTGTCCTTAACAATAACGGCATGAGTGCCGGCGCACTGGACTGCAACCTGACTCAACTCAGGGCACTACGCAACATCGGATATTGAACTACGCTGAGTCTCGATCATTGGGCTTAAAGGGACGGCTTATTCATGTATCGATCAGTATCACTGCGTGCCGCTGTATGTTTGAGTACTCTTCTACCGGCGGCAATGCTGCAAGCAGCACCTGATGCCGATGTCGAAGCCCTGAAACAGGAACTTCTGGAGCTTAAGCAACGATACGAAGTACAACAGAAAGCCCTGGCGGTGCTCGAACAGCGGGTCCGGCAGGTCGAAGAACAACCCGCCTCTCCACCCCCAAAACGCCTGGCCAAATCGCCTTCGGACATGAAAGGCAACCGGGTCGCCACCGGCACCGGGGCTGCAACGGCTTCGGGGGGCGCCGCCGGGGGTAGCGGCGCATCCTATGGCCAGTCACTGGCCGACGATTCGCAACCGGCACAGAGTGTGTCCAACCTGTACGACGAAGCCAGCGGTTTCTTCGGCGGCGGCAAGTTCAGCTTTGAAACCGGCGTGACCTATTCGCGCTACGACACCCGCCAGCTGATTCTCAACGGTTTCCTCGCCCTGGACTCGATTTTCCTCGGCAACATCAACCTCGACCGGATCAAGGCCGACACCTGGACACTGGACCTGACGGGCCGCTATAACTTCGACAACCGCTGGCAGTTCGACCTGAACGTGCCGGTGGTCTACCGCGAATCGACCTATCAGTCCGGTGGCGGCAACGGCGGTGCATCCAACGTCACCACCGAACAGGACGTCAGCCGCGACCCGACTCTCGGCGACGTCAACTTCGGCATTGCGTACAAGTTCCTGGACGAGTCGGTCAACACCCCGGACGCCGTGGTTTCCTTACGGGTCAAGGCGCCTACGGGCAAGGACCCGTTCGGGATCAAGCTGCGCCAGACCGATGCCAACTCGAACCTGTTCGTGCCTGACACCTTGCCTACCGGCAACGGCGTCTGGTCGATCACCCCGGGCATCTCGCTGGTCAAGACGTTTGACCCGGCCGTGCTGTTCGGCAGTCTGTCCTACACCCACAACTTCGAGGAGTCGTTCGACGACATCAGCTCCACGGTCAACCAGAAAAACCCGGGCAAGGTTCGCATCGGCGACAGCTTCCAGATTGGTGCAGGTGTTGCCTTCGCACTGAACGAGAAGATGAGTATGTCGTTCTCCGTGTCTGACCTGGTGCAACGCAAGAGCAAGCTGAAACAGGATGGCGGGGATTGGGAATCGGTGGTGTCCAGCGACGCCAACGCCGGTTACTTCAACGTCGGCATGACCATCGCGGCCACCGACAACCTGACCATTGTGCCCAACCTGTCCATCGGCATGACGGACGATGCCCCGGACTTCTCCTTCAGCCTGAAATTCCCGTACTACTTCTAAACCGCGACATCATGAAAAGGCCCGCTGCGACTTGCATCGCAGCGGGCCTTTTCAGCTTCCGGACCTCAGGAAGCACCGCGCCCTAGCGGATCTGGTGCTTGTGCAGCAAACGATAGAAAGTCGGCCGGGAAACCCCCAGCACTTTGGCGGCAACGCTGAGATTGTCGCTGTGCCGGTTCAGCACATCGCACAACGCCTGGCGTTCGGCGCGGGTCTTGTAGTCTTCCAGGGTGCCCATCGGTGCCGCGATCGACTGCTGGCTGATCAGCCCCAGGTCACGGGCTTCGATTTGCCGCCCTTCGGCCAGCACCAGGCCTCGACGCACCCGGTTGGCCAGTTCGCGGACATTGCCCGGCCAGTCGTGTTTGCCCATGGCGATCAGCGCGTCTTCACTGAAGCTGCGCGGACGACGGCCGGTTTCATGGCTGTAGAAATGGGAAAAGTGGTTGGCCAGCATCGACAGATCGCCGTGGCGCTCGCGTAACGGCGCGGTCACCACTTGCAGCACATTGAGCCGGTAGTACAAGTCTTCGCGAAAGCGCTTCTTCTCGATGGCGGCTTCGAGATCAACGTGAGTCGCCGCCAACACCCGCACATCGACCGGGATCGGTTGACTGCCACCGAC includes these proteins:
- a CDS encoding transporter, encoding MYRSVSLRAAVCLSTLLPAAMLQAAPDADVEALKQELLELKQRYEVQQKALAVLEQRVRQVEEQPASPPPKRLAKSPSDMKGNRVATGTGAATASGGAAGGSGASYGQSLADDSQPAQSVSNLYDEASGFFGGGKFSFETGVTYSRYDTRQLILNGFLALDSIFLGNINLDRIKADTWTLDLTGRYNFDNRWQFDLNVPVVYRESTYQSGGGNGGASNVTTEQDVSRDPTLGDVNFGIAYKFLDESVNTPDAVVSLRVKAPTGKDPFGIKLRQTDANSNLFVPDTLPTGNGVWSITPGISLVKTFDPAVLFGSLSYTHNFEESFDDISSTVNQKNPGKVRIGDSFQIGAGVAFALNEKMSMSFSVSDLVQRKSKLKQDGGDWESVVSSDANAGYFNVGMTIAATDNLTIVPNLSIGMTDDAPDFSFSLKFPYYF